The following coding sequences lie in one Polynucleobacter necessarius genomic window:
- a CDS encoding UvrD-helicase domain-containing protein, producing MYSALLANLNLEQREAVTLPPVNENGQAQSALILAGAGSGKTRVLTTRIAWLIQTGQVSPIGVLAVTFTNKAAKEMMLRLSAMLPINTRGMWIGTFHGLCNRLLRAHHKEAGLPSTFQILDTQDQLSAIKRLLKGLKVDDEKYPAKQLQYFIAHAKERGQRAKELAVDDDFQAKMAQLYAAYDEQCQREGVVDFAELLLRSYELLKHSEPIRTHYQERFRHILIDEFQDTNALQYAWLKLLSGHDASRINVSDMGSSSVFAVGDDDQSIYAFCGADVENMRLYEKQFHPMLVKLEQNYRSHGHILDTANHLIANNSERLGKNLRTDAGHGEPVHIYEAPSDHAEAAWLVDEIKALVNSGIKRTEVALLYRSNAQSRIIEHALFSAGIPYHVYGGLRFFERAEIKRALAYLRLLENPNDDTSFSRVVNFPTRGIGARSIEALQDAARAQQCSLYLAASSLEGKAGAALGGFVRLVDHMREVTRHNTLPETVEFVIQNSGLIQHYLSEREGQDRVESLQELINAVTAFIAEEGYGQDAAAAMLPGENAPGVVDVSPLAAFLSLASLEAGDNQAQAGQDAVQLMTVHSAKGLEFTSVFITGLEEGLFPHKNSVNEQNGLEEERRLMYVAITRAKERLYLSHTQSRMLQHGQVRYNMPSRFLEELPLDSLKWLTPKARDARWGGGNARSGSTWQNGYTRQREYESNDFFDSGSERQRPTKRVGSASMEVKRLASPPRGNYPFTIGQNVFHAKFGEGRVTGLEGVDADARARVNFKRHGVKWLQLSIAKLAAIDC from the coding sequence ATGTACTCAGCCTTGCTCGCGAACCTCAATTTAGAACAGCGCGAGGCAGTGACCCTCCCGCCCGTAAATGAAAATGGCCAAGCCCAATCGGCTTTGATTTTGGCTGGGGCTGGGAGCGGCAAGACCCGCGTCCTTACCACCCGTATAGCCTGGTTGATTCAGACCGGTCAGGTGTCGCCTATTGGCGTCCTAGCGGTAACCTTCACGAATAAGGCTGCTAAGGAGATGATGCTTCGTCTCAGCGCTATGTTGCCCATCAATACTCGTGGAATGTGGATTGGTACCTTTCATGGTCTTTGTAACCGCTTATTGCGTGCTCATCATAAAGAGGCGGGTTTGCCGTCTACTTTTCAGATTTTGGATACTCAGGATCAACTTTCCGCAATTAAACGTCTTTTAAAGGGCTTGAAAGTCGATGATGAAAAATACCCTGCAAAGCAATTGCAGTACTTTATTGCTCATGCCAAAGAACGTGGACAACGTGCCAAGGAGTTAGCGGTTGACGACGATTTTCAGGCAAAAATGGCGCAACTCTATGCAGCTTACGATGAGCAATGCCAGCGTGAGGGTGTAGTGGATTTTGCTGAGCTCCTATTACGTAGTTATGAATTACTCAAACATAGCGAGCCTATTCGCACACATTATCAAGAACGCTTCCGTCACATTCTGATTGATGAATTTCAAGATACCAATGCTTTGCAATACGCATGGTTGAAATTGTTATCAGGTCATGACGCAAGCCGCATTAATGTCAGTGATATGGGTAGCAGTTCAGTATTCGCCGTAGGTGATGATGACCAAAGTATTTATGCTTTCTGTGGCGCTGATGTAGAAAATATGCGTCTCTATGAAAAGCAATTTCATCCGATGCTAGTGAAGTTGGAGCAGAACTATCGTTCACACGGTCATATTCTCGATACTGCAAATCATTTAATTGCCAATAACTCTGAACGTCTTGGCAAAAACTTACGTACTGATGCCGGACATGGTGAGCCAGTCCATATCTATGAGGCGCCCAGTGATCATGCGGAAGCCGCTTGGTTGGTAGATGAGATTAAAGCTTTAGTGAATAGCGGTATTAAACGCACTGAAGTCGCTTTGCTTTATCGCAGCAATGCACAGTCTCGCATCATTGAGCATGCGTTGTTTTCAGCTGGTATTCCATATCACGTTTATGGTGGCTTACGCTTCTTTGAGCGCGCTGAAATTAAACGTGCGCTTGCATATCTCCGTTTGCTCGAGAACCCGAATGATGACACTTCATTCTCCCGGGTGGTGAATTTTCCAACACGCGGTATCGGTGCACGATCTATCGAAGCATTGCAAGATGCTGCAAGAGCGCAGCAATGCTCTCTATATCTAGCTGCTTCTAGTCTAGAAGGTAAGGCGGGTGCTGCGCTTGGTGGATTCGTGCGATTAGTTGATCACATGCGTGAAGTTACTCGTCACAATACTTTGCCGGAGACTGTAGAGTTTGTCATTCAGAATAGTGGTCTGATTCAGCATTATCTCTCTGAGCGCGAGGGACAAGATCGTGTAGAGAGCTTACAAGAATTAATTAATGCAGTAACAGCCTTTATTGCTGAAGAAGGGTATGGTCAAGATGCTGCTGCAGCGATGTTGCCAGGGGAAAATGCTCCCGGTGTAGTAGACGTTTCTCCTTTGGCGGCATTTTTATCACTTGCTTCATTGGAAGCAGGTGATAACCAAGCACAGGCTGGTCAGGATGCAGTACAGCTAATGACGGTACATTCAGCCAAAGGTTTGGAATTTACATCGGTATTTATTACTGGTCTTGAGGAGGGTTTATTCCCACATAAGAATAGTGTGAATGAACAAAATGGCCTAGAAGAAGAGCGTCGTTTAATGTATGTCGCCATTACCCGCGCTAAGGAGCGCTTGTATTTGTCGCATACGCAGTCACGGATGTTGCAGCATGGCCAAGTCCGTTACAACATGCCTTCACGCTTTTTGGAAGAGCTTCCATTGGATTCTCTGAAGTGGCTTACTCCTAAAGCAAGAGATGCGCGTTGGGGTGGAGGTAATGCAAGATCAGGGTCAACTTGGCAGAATGGTTATACCCGTCAACGTGAATACGAATCGAATGACTTTTTTGATTCAGGCTCTGAGCGACAAAGACCTACCAAACGAGTTGGCTCAGCTTCGATGGAAGTCAAGAGATTGGCTTCTCCACCGCGTGGAAATTACCCATTCACGATTGGACAAAATGTATTTCATGCCAAGTTTGGTGAGGGGCGTGTGACTGGTTTAGAAGGGGTTGATGCCGACGCAAGAGCACGAGTAAATTTCAAACGTCACGGCGTTAAATGGCTACAGCTCAGTATTGCCAAGCTTGCAGCGATTGATTGTTGA
- a CDS encoding BPSS1780 family membrane protein, protein MKLNYVAPKDGYTWIRQGIWLFKQNPLGFLMLVFTYVFAAQLAVIVPVIGAFAVLLLTPTLSVGFMTACRQAIQKERIRPMVYLVTLQSSPSTRKRILQLGLVYTAMVLILSFTLSLLVDFELLIPLMTSDKVISPEALRQVYLVLFFGATLYIPIAMLMWFSPVLVAWADMSVSQALFSSWLACWTNKAAFFLYLSIWGAILIAIPLMVGMIFDALDLGQAAPYIVAPISMAGLTVMHCSFYATWKACFTEDEVALEV, encoded by the coding sequence ATGAAACTGAATTACGTTGCACCTAAAGATGGTTACACCTGGATTAGACAGGGCATTTGGCTCTTTAAACAGAATCCCTTGGGATTCCTAATGCTAGTCTTTACGTATGTGTTTGCAGCACAACTAGCAGTCATTGTTCCAGTCATCGGTGCTTTTGCAGTCTTACTACTTACACCAACGCTTTCAGTAGGATTCATGACTGCTTGCCGCCAAGCAATTCAAAAAGAACGTATCAGGCCAATGGTTTATTTAGTGACGTTGCAGTCTAGCCCGAGCACTCGTAAAAGAATTTTGCAGTTAGGGCTGGTGTATACGGCCATGGTTTTAATTCTGAGTTTTACATTAAGCCTTTTAGTCGACTTTGAATTACTTATTCCGCTAATGACTAGTGATAAGGTGATTAGTCCTGAAGCGCTTCGTCAAGTCTATTTAGTGCTATTTTTTGGCGCGACACTTTACATACCAATAGCGATGTTGATGTGGTTCTCACCCGTTTTGGTGGCCTGGGCAGATATGTCTGTGTCTCAAGCATTATTCTCAAGCTGGCTAGCATGCTGGACTAATAAAGCGGCATTCTTTTTATACCTCTCCATTTGGGGCGCCATCCTGATTGCAATTCCCCTTATGGTGGGAATGATTTTTGATGCCCTCGATCTAGGACAAGCGGCCCCATACATCGTTGCCCCAATCTCTATGGCTGGCCTAACGGTGATGCACTGCTCTTTTTATGCAACTTGGAAGGCCTGTTTTACAGAAGACGAAGTGGCTCTAGAAGTCTAA
- a CDS encoding homoserine kinase, whose product MAVFTPIELEDISQWISQDFDIGQATEIRGIHGGIENSNFFLDTIKDGKKQEYVLTIFERLSAEQLPFYLELMRHLANKGIPVPRPIENKQGAILFTLKGKPAAIVTKLPGLSRLQPEANHCALVGEMLAKMHLAGKDFPRLQENLRSLAWWQKTIPLVLPHLSTSQKELLTHELATQEAFFDSASYDALPQGSSHCDLFRDNVLFDPRGSDTSQDQLGGFFDFYFAGTDKWLFDIAVTANDWCLAANKQDLDPVLFETFMKTYQSVRPLTKEEQAGWILMLRAAALRFWVSRLWDFYLPRDAQMLTPHDPAHFECILLSRRAL is encoded by the coding sequence ATGGCTGTATTCACCCCAATCGAGCTTGAGGATATTTCTCAATGGATTTCTCAAGACTTTGATATCGGCCAAGCCACTGAAATTCGCGGTATTCATGGCGGCATCGAGAATTCTAATTTTTTCTTAGACACCATCAAAGATGGCAAGAAGCAGGAATATGTTTTAACAATCTTTGAAAGACTGTCGGCCGAGCAACTTCCCTTCTATTTGGAGTTGATGCGTCACCTTGCGAATAAAGGCATCCCTGTGCCTAGGCCGATTGAAAATAAACAAGGGGCAATCCTATTTACTCTTAAAGGAAAGCCTGCCGCCATCGTCACCAAACTCCCCGGCCTCTCAAGGTTGCAGCCAGAAGCAAATCATTGCGCCCTTGTTGGGGAGATGTTGGCAAAAATGCATTTGGCTGGCAAAGACTTTCCAAGACTACAAGAGAATCTTCGCAGCCTTGCTTGGTGGCAAAAAACGATACCGCTGGTATTGCCTCACTTAAGTACATCTCAAAAAGAATTGCTGACTCATGAGCTTGCAACGCAAGAAGCATTTTTTGACTCCGCTTCTTATGATGCACTTCCACAAGGCTCGAGTCATTGCGATCTTTTTCGCGATAACGTCTTATTTGATCCAAGGGGTTCAGATACATCTCAGGATCAATTGGGCGGATTCTTTGATTTTTATTTTGCCGGCACTGATAAATGGCTATTTGATATCGCAGTAACAGCTAATGACTGGTGTCTTGCGGCTAATAAACAGGATTTAGATCCAGTCCTATTTGAAACATTTATGAAGACCTATCAATCCGTTCGCCCACTGACCAAAGAAGAGCAAGCTGGTTGGATTCTAATGTTGCGTGCAGCAGCCTTGCGCTTCTGGGTTTCTCGATTGTGGGATTTCTACTTACCACGCGATGCGCAAATGCTGACTCCACATGACCCTGCACACTTTGAATGTATTCTTTTAAGTCGTCGAGCCCTATGA
- the polA gene encoding DNA polymerase I, translating to MTKHRLLLVDGSSYLYRAFHAMPDLRNGAGEPTGAIYGMVNMMRRARSELEADHIACVFDAKGKTFRDEMYSEYKAHRSPMPEDLVKQIEPIHAMVKALGWPVLMVSGVEADDVIGTLACQATQAGWETIISTGDKDLAQLVNPSVTLINTMTNEKLDIEGVKEKFGVPPELIVDYLSIIGDAVDNVPGVPKAGPKTANKWLAEFGNLDNLMANAAQVKGVVGENLRASLEWLPQARQLITVKTDCDLSPHLPGLDDLHTKSEDAPLLRELFERYAFKTWLRDVERQLTGSDGQASEAISLDLAGTPIISASEEDDSKPLRVIASAPTKALSQNTTDFQGAIERSYECVTDEASLEKWLEKIEAAELTAVDTETTSLDALAAELVGISLSVKPGEACYIPVAHRNGEVQLDRVYVLEKIRPWLESATKLKVGQNLKYDTHIFANYGITLRGIAFDTLLESYVLESHLPHNMDSLAERHLGMKTIRYEEVCGKGVHQLGFDQVDLKIATDYAAEDADITLRLHLELWPQIQESPGLLYIYEQAEMPAMRVLGIMERNGIRIDSALLAKQGQQVGKRLLELEGEVHQLAGQPFNIQSPKQIAEILFGRLELPVIKKTPSGAPSTDEEVLQKLAEDYPLPARILDYRSLAKLMSTYIEKLPRMADPKTGRIHTNFSQATAVTGRLASSDPNLQNIPVRTEEGRRIREAFIPAEGCKLLSADYSQIELRIMAHIAEDENLLATFRDGKDVHQATAAEIFGVPLEDVNSGQRRYAKAINFGLIYGMSAFGLAGNLGIERSAAQNYIAKYFDRYPGVAQYMERTRLEARENGYVETVFGRRLWLPKIKGSNGHRRQGAERAAINAPMQGTAADLIKLAMIAIENWLEKEQLKTKMLLQVHDELVFDVPFDEIELLQTKLPDLMCHGAQLKVPLMVSIGIGDNWEEAH from the coding sequence ATGACTAAACATAGACTCTTGTTGGTAGATGGCTCTAGCTACCTCTATCGCGCCTTTCACGCCATGCCAGACCTCCGAAATGGGGCTGGAGAGCCCACTGGGGCTATATATGGCATGGTTAATATGATGCGCCGGGCTAGGTCAGAGCTCGAGGCAGACCACATAGCCTGTGTTTTCGATGCCAAGGGTAAGACTTTTCGCGATGAAATGTACTCTGAATACAAGGCCCACCGCTCTCCGATGCCTGAGGATTTGGTCAAGCAGATTGAGCCCATTCATGCCATGGTGAAGGCCTTGGGTTGGCCTGTCCTGATGGTTTCGGGGGTTGAAGCGGATGATGTGATCGGGACTTTAGCTTGTCAGGCGACTCAGGCTGGCTGGGAGACCATCATTTCCACTGGCGACAAAGATCTGGCGCAACTTGTCAATCCATCAGTCACGCTTATCAATACGATGACAAACGAAAAGTTAGACATCGAGGGTGTAAAGGAAAAATTTGGTGTTCCTCCTGAGTTGATCGTAGATTATTTATCCATCATTGGCGACGCTGTTGATAACGTACCGGGCGTTCCTAAGGCAGGACCTAAAACGGCAAATAAATGGTTGGCTGAGTTTGGCAATCTAGATAACTTGATGGCCAATGCCGCTCAAGTTAAGGGTGTGGTGGGAGAAAATTTACGCGCTTCATTAGAGTGGTTGCCGCAAGCGCGCCAACTCATCACTGTAAAAACAGACTGTGATTTATCTCCACATCTCCCTGGTTTAGATGACCTGCATACCAAATCTGAAGACGCACCTTTATTGCGTGAATTGTTTGAGCGTTATGCGTTTAAAACTTGGTTGCGTGATGTAGAGAGGCAGCTGACTGGCTCGGATGGTCAGGCTTCTGAGGCGATATCGCTTGATTTAGCTGGCACTCCAATTATCAGCGCTTCAGAAGAGGACGACTCCAAGCCATTGCGTGTAATTGCAAGCGCTCCTACCAAAGCGTTATCGCAAAATACAACAGATTTTCAAGGTGCAATTGAACGTAGTTATGAGTGCGTGACGGATGAAGCTAGTTTGGAGAAGTGGCTGGAAAAGATTGAGGCTGCAGAGCTGACTGCAGTGGACACAGAGACAACCAGCTTAGACGCTCTAGCTGCTGAATTGGTTGGCATCTCCTTGTCTGTGAAGCCAGGTGAAGCCTGTTACATACCAGTTGCACATCGTAATGGTGAGGTGCAGCTAGATCGCGTCTATGTACTTGAAAAAATCAGGCCTTGGTTAGAGAGTGCTACGAAATTAAAAGTAGGTCAAAACCTCAAGTACGACACGCATATTTTTGCAAACTACGGAATCACATTACGGGGCATTGCATTTGATACTCTGCTGGAATCATATGTGCTTGAGTCTCATCTTCCTCACAATATGGATAGTTTGGCAGAACGTCATCTCGGCATGAAAACGATCCGCTATGAAGAGGTCTGTGGCAAAGGGGTTCATCAGCTTGGTTTTGACCAAGTAGATTTGAAAATCGCAACCGACTATGCAGCAGAAGACGCTGACATTACATTGCGCCTCCATCTAGAGCTATGGCCCCAGATACAGGAAAGTCCAGGCTTGCTTTATATCTATGAACAAGCAGAGATGCCGGCCATGCGTGTGCTTGGCATTATGGAGCGTAATGGCATTCGGATAGATTCTGCATTGTTAGCAAAACAAGGTCAACAGGTAGGCAAGCGTCTCTTAGAGCTTGAGGGTGAGGTACATCAACTGGCAGGTCAGCCATTTAATATTCAGTCTCCTAAACAGATTGCGGAAATATTGTTTGGGCGACTTGAATTACCAGTAATTAAAAAGACGCCTTCTGGTGCGCCCTCTACTGATGAAGAGGTCTTGCAGAAGTTGGCTGAAGACTATCCCCTTCCAGCGCGAATTCTGGACTACCGTAGTTTGGCAAAGTTGATGTCAACCTACATTGAAAAGCTTCCCCGCATGGCTGATCCAAAGACGGGACGCATCCATACCAACTTTTCTCAGGCTACCGCAGTCACAGGGCGGTTAGCGTCTAGCGATCCAAATCTGCAAAATATCCCGGTGCGCACAGAAGAGGGTAGACGTATTCGGGAGGCATTTATTCCCGCTGAGGGTTGTAAATTATTATCAGCCGATTACTCCCAAATTGAGCTGCGTATCATGGCTCATATTGCTGAAGACGAAAATCTTTTAGCTACCTTTAGAGATGGTAAAGACGTCCATCAAGCAACTGCAGCAGAAATTTTTGGAGTTCCCTTAGAGGATGTAAATTCAGGGCAACGTCGTTATGCTAAAGCGATCAACTTTGGTCTTATTTATGGCATGAGTGCTTTTGGATTGGCTGGAAATTTGGGTATTGAGCGATCTGCAGCCCAAAATTACATAGCCAAATACTTTGATCGTTATCCAGGCGTTGCTCAGTATATGGAGCGTACCCGTCTCGAAGCTCGGGAGAATGGGTATGTGGAGACGGTTTTCGGGAGACGCCTTTGGTTGCCAAAGATTAAGGGTTCTAATGGCCATCGTCGTCAAGGTGCAGAGCGTGCAGCCATTAATGCGCCGATGCAGGGTACTGCTGCAGATCTCATTAAGTTAGCCATGATTGCCATCGAAAATTGGCTAGAAAAAGAGCAGTTAAAAACGAAAATGCTGCTTCAGGTGCATGATGAATTGGTGTTCGATGTGCCCTTTGATGAGATTGAATTGCTGCAGACCAAGTTGCCAGATTTGATGTGTCATGGCGCTCAACTGAAAGTGCCTTTGATGGTCAGCATTGGGATTGGCGATAATTGGGAAGAGGCGCACTAA
- a CDS encoding dienelactone hydrolase family protein, with translation MGNNIQNSRRNFMKTFALGATAIGVGFVTASEPVLAATIETDFKGLKAGEQIIPVGSFQLPAYVSRPENAKGSLPVIIVVSEIFGVHEYITDVTRRFAKLGYLAIAPEFFTRAGDPNAFGTIAEIQQNIVAKTPDSQVLNDLQAALVWAGKNGGDLKRVGVTGFCWGGRITWLSATLPQVRAGVAWYGRLVGEKTENSPRHPVDIAADLKAPVLGLYGAADTGISLESVDQMRAALAQAAPKNPAAKACQFEIYPDTPHAFHADYRASYREGPAKDSWEKCLAWFKKMGVA, from the coding sequence ATGGGTAACAATATTCAAAATAGTCGACGCAATTTTATGAAGACGTTTGCGTTGGGAGCTACTGCAATAGGGGTCGGATTTGTTACGGCATCCGAGCCAGTGCTGGCTGCTACCATTGAGACCGATTTCAAAGGACTGAAGGCTGGCGAGCAGATAATTCCAGTTGGTAGTTTTCAGTTACCTGCATATGTTTCGCGCCCAGAAAATGCCAAAGGATCTTTGCCTGTCATTATTGTGGTGAGCGAAATTTTTGGTGTTCATGAATATATTACTGACGTTACACGGCGTTTTGCAAAGCTGGGTTATCTCGCCATTGCTCCAGAATTTTTTACTCGCGCAGGCGATCCAAACGCTTTCGGAACAATTGCAGAGATTCAGCAAAATATTGTTGCCAAAACACCTGATTCACAAGTTTTAAATGACTTACAGGCTGCTTTAGTCTGGGCTGGTAAAAATGGTGGGGATTTGAAAAGAGTTGGCGTTACTGGTTTCTGTTGGGGTGGCCGCATTACTTGGTTATCCGCAACCTTGCCTCAGGTACGTGCAGGCGTAGCTTGGTATGGACGACTCGTTGGTGAAAAGACAGAGAATAGCCCGCGTCATCCAGTAGATATCGCAGCAGACCTAAAAGCTCCGGTACTTGGTTTATATGGAGCGGCTGATACTGGTATTTCCTTGGAGAGCGTTGACCAAATGCGCGCTGCTTTAGCGCAAGCAGCCCCCAAGAATCCAGCAGCAAAAGCTTGTCAGTTTGAGATTTATCCTGATACGCCTCATGCATTTCACGCAGACTATCGCGCCAGTTATCGCGAAGGCCCAGCAAAGGATAGTTGGGAAAAGTGCCTCGCTTGGTTTAAGAAAATGGGAGTAGCGTAA
- a CDS encoding ZIP family metal transporter, with product MTVLQSILLVTALAGTASVLVAASCSLAMLSKMVNNMVSLSVGILLATALLHSLPEAFSMEGTKPQLLFATLLGGLLGFFLLEKIALLRHDHHHEGDGHHHHYGHDAENAGRSGWMILVGDGIHNLVDGILIAAAFMADYQVGMFTAIAIIAHEIPQEIGDFIVLLNAGFSRARALLYNFICGLSAVVGGVLAYFFLERAHAAMPYLLVIASSSFIYIAVSDLIPQMHRRPHWAESLRQTILIACGVGFVVLLSLLH from the coding sequence ATGACTGTTTTACAAAGCATTCTCTTGGTTACAGCGTTAGCGGGCACTGCGAGCGTATTAGTTGCAGCAAGCTGCTCTTTAGCCATGCTTTCCAAGATGGTCAACAACATGGTGAGTTTGTCTGTTGGCATTTTGCTGGCTACAGCATTACTCCATTCATTGCCTGAGGCCTTTAGCATGGAGGGCACAAAGCCTCAGCTTTTATTTGCCACTTTGCTTGGTGGTCTTTTAGGCTTTTTCTTGCTTGAGAAAATTGCCCTGTTGCGTCATGACCATCATCATGAGGGTGATGGTCACCACCATCATTATGGGCATGATGCAGAAAATGCTGGGCGAAGCGGCTGGATGATTTTGGTGGGGGATGGCATTCATAACCTTGTAGATGGCATCTTGATAGCCGCTGCATTTATGGCCGACTATCAGGTGGGGATGTTTACAGCGATAGCGATCATTGCGCATGAGATTCCACAAGAGATCGGCGACTTCATCGTCTTGCTTAATGCTGGCTTCTCGCGTGCGCGTGCCCTGTTGTATAATTTTATCTGCGGTTTATCAGCGGTAGTCGGTGGCGTGCTTGCATACTTCTTCTTGGAGCGGGCACATGCAGCCATGCCTTATTTGCTGGTCATTGCTTCTAGTAGTTTTATTTATATTGCGGTGAGTGATTTGATTCCGCAAATGCACCGTCGTCCACACTGGGCTGAATCTTTGCGTCAAACAATATTGATTGCTTGTGGCGTAGGATTTGTCGTCCTACTATCGCTCTTGCACTAA
- the xseB gene encoding exodeoxyribonuclease VII small subunit translates to MPAKKSENPKPGLEVQIDPELRYEEAVKELEKLISDMESGKFSLEETLLAYQRGAALLKHCQGMLAQVEQQVRVFEA, encoded by the coding sequence GTGCCAGCTAAGAAGTCAGAGAACCCAAAACCTGGTCTCGAGGTCCAAATTGACCCCGAATTACGCTATGAAGAAGCAGTAAAAGAGCTAGAAAAGCTGATTTCCGATATGGAATCTGGCAAATTTTCCCTAGAAGAAACATTGCTGGCTTATCAGAGGGGCGCAGCTTTGCTAAAACACTGTCAAGGTATGTTGGCTCAAGTTGAGCAACAGGTTCGAGTATTTGAGGCCTAA
- a CDS encoding polyprenyl synthetase family protein yields MTNVFQFQEWVNAHSQRAEWALDRLLDSAQTVPQRLHEAMRYAAQGGGKRIRPLLVYAAGQLSVGSETVNGDVLDAAAVAIECIHAYSLVHDDMPCMDDDDLRRGRPTVHKAFDEATALLVGDALQTRAFEILANAHGDAEVQLRMMKALAAASGSRGMAGGQAIDLESVGKKLDLVGLKQMHAMKTGALLTCAVELGGIAAHLQSSQMEQLQRYSKVLGLAFQIVDDVLDATADSQTLGKTAGKDAANDKPTYITLMGLDYAQKQAKELQETAIASLDGFGEQAQALKDLALLVVNRSK; encoded by the coding sequence ATGACCAACGTTTTTCAATTTCAAGAATGGGTTAATGCCCATTCTCAGCGAGCTGAGTGGGCTCTAGATCGCTTGCTCGATTCTGCGCAGACTGTCCCGCAGCGATTGCATGAAGCCATGCGCTATGCCGCACAAGGCGGAGGGAAGCGTATTCGCCCTTTGTTGGTCTATGCGGCAGGACAACTTAGTGTTGGTTCAGAGACTGTAAATGGAGATGTCTTGGATGCAGCGGCTGTAGCGATAGAGTGTATTCATGCTTACTCGCTAGTGCATGATGATATGCCTTGCATGGATGATGATGACTTGCGTCGCGGTCGTCCAACGGTTCACAAGGCCTTTGATGAAGCCACCGCACTCTTAGTTGGGGATGCCTTGCAAACCCGTGCCTTTGAAATTTTGGCTAATGCACATGGTGATGCTGAAGTTCAACTGCGCATGATGAAGGCTTTGGCAGCCGCTTCTGGATCCCGTGGGATGGCCGGTGGGCAGGCGATTGACCTTGAGAGTGTTGGCAAAAAACTCGATCTCGTGGGTTTGAAGCAAATGCATGCCATGAAGACCGGTGCCTTACTAACCTGTGCAGTGGAGTTGGGCGGCATTGCCGCGCATTTGCAAAGCTCCCAAATGGAGCAACTACAACGTTATTCAAAAGTTCTGGGTTTGGCATTTCAGATTGTGGATGATGTACTGGATGCCACCGCTGATAGTCAAACCCTCGGTAAGACAGCTGGTAAAGACGCTGCCAATGACAAGCCAACCTATATCACTTTGATGGGTTTAGACTATGCACAGAAACAAGCTAAAGAACTCCAGGAAACCGCTATAGCGAGCTTGGATGGATTTGGCGAGCAAGCCCAAGCATTAAAAGATTTGGCTCTCTTGGTGGTTAATAGAAGTAAATAA